A region of Myxococcus stipitatus DSM 14675 DNA encodes the following proteins:
- the rfbC gene encoding dTDP-4-dehydrorhamnose 3,5-epimerase: MKVLPLEIPELLLVEPKVFGDDRGFFMELFHAKRYADAGIAGPFIQDNYSRSSRGTLRGLHFQEPQGQGKLVQVLAGRVYDVAVDVRRGSPTFGKWAAVELSAENRRQLWIPPGFAHGFCVTSETADFHYKCTTLYAPETERCIAWNDPDLGIPWPVSEPLMSPKDLRAPRLKDAPILPSL; encoded by the coding sequence ATGAAGGTGTTGCCGCTGGAGATTCCGGAGCTGTTGCTGGTGGAGCCCAAGGTCTTCGGTGATGACCGGGGCTTCTTCATGGAGCTGTTCCACGCGAAGCGGTACGCGGACGCGGGCATCGCCGGGCCCTTCATCCAGGACAACTACTCGCGCTCGTCGCGAGGCACCCTCCGGGGCCTGCACTTCCAGGAGCCGCAAGGGCAGGGGAAGCTGGTGCAGGTGCTCGCGGGCCGCGTGTACGACGTGGCGGTGGATGTCCGGCGCGGCTCGCCGACCTTCGGGAAGTGGGCCGCGGTGGAGCTGTCCGCGGAGAACCGCCGGCAGCTGTGGATTCCCCCGGGCTTCGCCCACGGCTTCTGCGTGACGAGCGAGACGGCGGACTTCCATTACAAGTGCACCACGCTGTACGCGCCGGAGACGGAGCGCTGCATCGCGTGGAACGACCCGGACCTCGGCATTCCCTGGCCGGTGTCCGAGCCGCTGATGTCGCCCAAGGACCTGCGCGCCCCCCGTCTCAAGGACGCGCCCATCCTCCCTTCGCTGTAG
- a CDS encoding SRPBCC domain-containing protein → MEPQFQVQLKIQKPVSEVFDGVVNPRKLSGYFVKTASAPLVSGTTVKWSFAEAPDAFDVVVREVTKDERITLEWEAAEGGYNTLIEMNFKPIDAGNTLVQIRESGWKADEKGFKSSYDNCGGWMHMMTCLKAYLEHGINLREGGAY, encoded by the coding sequence ATGGAGCCCCAGTTCCAGGTGCAGTTGAAGATCCAGAAGCCGGTGTCGGAGGTCTTCGACGGCGTCGTGAATCCGCGCAAGCTCAGCGGCTACTTCGTGAAGACGGCCAGCGCGCCGCTGGTGTCGGGCACCACGGTGAAGTGGAGCTTCGCGGAGGCCCCGGACGCGTTCGACGTCGTCGTCCGCGAGGTGACGAAGGACGAGCGCATCACCCTGGAGTGGGAGGCCGCGGAGGGCGGCTACAACACCCTCATCGAGATGAACTTCAAGCCCATCGATGCCGGCAACACGCTGGTGCAGATTCGCGAGTCGGGCTGGAAGGCGGACGAGAAGGGCTTCAAGTCGTCGTACGACAACTGTGGTGGCTGGATGCACATGATGACGTGCCTCAAGGCGTACCTCGAGCACGGCATCAACCTGCGCGAGGGCGGCGCCTACTGA
- a CDS encoding AAC(3) family N-acetyltransferase: protein MHEVSHARMVEQLQSLGVREGGVLLVHTSFKAVRPVEGGPLGLIGALRAALGPRGTLVMPTMTGGDTVFDPATTPTEGMGITAELFWRQPGVTRSTHPGGSFAAEGPHAADICRPQPLSPPHGPDSPVGRVHDLGGQILLLGVSHGENTTLHMAEALARVPYSVSHPCIVEVDGVASTVMIAETDHCCSRFPLADDWLRARNLQREGTVGHAHARLCDARPLVDVAVKQLTAEPLTFLCPQDTGCEQCDQARLSIGA, encoded by the coding sequence ATGCACGAAGTCAGTCACGCTCGAATGGTGGAGCAGCTCCAGTCCCTCGGGGTCCGCGAGGGCGGCGTGCTCCTGGTCCATACGTCCTTCAAGGCCGTGCGCCCCGTCGAGGGCGGCCCGCTGGGGCTCATCGGCGCCCTGCGCGCGGCCCTGGGTCCACGCGGCACCCTGGTCATGCCCACGATGACCGGCGGGGACACCGTCTTCGACCCGGCCACGACGCCCACCGAGGGCATGGGCATCACCGCGGAGCTCTTCTGGCGCCAGCCCGGCGTGACGCGAAGCACCCACCCCGGAGGCTCCTTCGCCGCCGAGGGCCCTCACGCCGCGGACATCTGCCGCCCCCAGCCGCTCTCGCCGCCCCACGGCCCCGACAGCCCCGTGGGCCGGGTCCACGACCTGGGCGGACAGATTCTCCTGCTCGGCGTGAGCCACGGCGAGAACACGACACTCCACATGGCGGAGGCGCTCGCACGCGTGCCCTACTCCGTCTCCCATCCCTGCATCGTCGAGGTCGACGGCGTCGCCAGCACGGTGATGATCGCCGAGACGGACCACTGCTGCTCCCGCTTCCCGCTCGCCGATGACTGGCTGCGCGCTCGGAACCTCCAACGCGAGGGCACCGTCGGCCACGCCCACGCGCGGCTCTGTGACGCGAGGCCCCTGGTGGACGTCGCGGTGAAGCAGCTCACCGCCGAGCCCCTGACCTTCCTGTGCCCCCAGGACACCGGCTGCGAGCAATGCGACCAGGCGCGCCTGAGCATCGGCGCGTGA
- a CDS encoding ArsR/SmtB family transcription factor, whose protein sequence is MKRAEKDDLIFKALADSRRREVLDLLKAAPRTTGDLCAHFEATLDRCTVMQHLKVLERAGLVIAVREGRVRWNYLNATPFKEIHDRWISPYAAEAVNLLSRLKRDLEED, encoded by the coding sequence ATGAAGAGGGCTGAGAAGGACGACCTCATCTTCAAGGCGCTCGCGGACTCACGGAGGCGGGAGGTGTTGGACCTGCTGAAGGCGGCGCCGCGGACGACGGGAGACTTGTGTGCGCACTTCGAGGCCACGCTGGACCGGTGCACGGTGATGCAGCACCTCAAGGTCCTCGAGCGCGCGGGCCTGGTCATCGCCGTGCGCGAGGGGCGCGTGCGGTGGAACTACCTCAACGCCACGCCGTTCAAGGAGATCCACGACCGGTGGATTTCTCCCTATGCGGCCGAGGCGGTGAACCTGCTCTCCCGGCTGAAGCGCGACCTGGAGGAGGACTGA